The Sulfurimonas sp. HSL3-2 genome segment CTGCCGTAGCACTTCAAATGAAATCTTCACTAGAGTTGATCATTGAAGATGTGAAGATGATCATGGGCTCTATCAAAAAAAGAGCGATGGAACACAAGATGACTTTAATGGTAGGACGTTCTCACGGTATCCATGGAGAGCCTATAACATTCGGTCTTGTTTTAGCTGTTTGGTATGATGAGATGGCACGCCACCTTACAAACCTTGAAGAGACTTTAGAAGTGATCTCTGTCGGTCAAGTAAGCGGGGCAATGGGTAACTTCGCTCACGCACCGTTAGAGCTTGAAGAGATAACATGTGAGGAACTGGGACTAAAACCGGCTCCTGCTTCTAACCAGGTTATACAACGTGATAGATATGCACGCCTTGCAACATCGTTAGCGTTGATGGCTAGTTCGATCGAGAAGTTTGCAGTTCAGGTTCGTCATTGGCAGCGTACTGAAGTTTATGAGTGTGAAGAGTATTTTGCAAAAGGACAAAAAGGTTCATCTGCAATGCCTCACAAACGTAATCCGATCCTAACAGAAAACATAACAGGGCTAGCTCGTATGATCCGTGCGTATGCAATACCGGCAATGGAAAACGTAGCGTTATGGCATGAGCGTGATATCTCTCACTCATCTACAGAGCGTTTCTGGCTTCCGGACTCATTCATCACAACGGACTTTATGCTTCACCGTATGAATAACGTTATAGCTAACCTAACGGTATATCCGGAGAACATGATGAAAAACTTAAACCTAACAGGCGGGTTAGTATTTTCTCAGCGTGTACTTCTTGAGCTTCCTTTAAAAGGTGTGTCTCGCGAAGATGCATACAAGATAGTGCAACGTAATGCGATGAAAGTCTGGGAAGAGATCCAGCAAGGAAAACCTACTACAAATGAAGCGGGTGAAAGTCTATATTTGAACCATCTTTTAGCAGATGAGGAGTTACGTAACTCTTTAAGTGAAGAACAGATAAGAGAATGTTTCAATTATGATTATTATACGAAAAATGTTGATAAAATATTTGCTAGAGTATTCAAAGATTAATTATAAAAATTTATAAACAGCAGGATATATTATGATTACAGTCATCAAGAGAAACGGTCGCCAAGAACCCCTCGATATTACCAAAATACAAAAATATACATCAGCAGCCATTAAAGGTCTTGCTAATGTATCGCAAAGCGAACTTGAAGTAGATGCTCAGATACAGTTCCGTGACGGGATCACATCCGAAGCTATACAAAAGACGCTTATCAAGACAGCTGTTGACAAGATAGACATCGATGCTCCAAACTGGACATTTGTCGCTGCAAGACTTTTCTTATTTAACTTATATCATCAAGTAAACGGTTTCACAGGTTACTGCTCACTTGAAAAATATTTTGAACGTGGTGAGAAAGAGGGACGTATCCTTAAAGGCTTAAAGGATATGTATGATCTTGAAAGACTGGAAAAGCATATAGTTCCTGAACGTGATCTAGAGTTTAACTACCTTGGTATTAAAACTCTTTATGACAGATATCTAATCAAAGACAGAAAAGGGGAGCCGATAGAGCTTCCTCAACATATGTTTATGGCAA includes the following:
- the purB gene encoding adenylosuccinate lyase encodes the protein MVERYAREEMSSKWTMQAKYQAWLDVEKAVVKAWAKLGKIPQDDADKIVKNAGFDIKRIDEIEAVTRHDLIAFTTSVSETLGDESRWFHYGMTSSDTVDTAVALQMKSSLELIIEDVKMIMGSIKKRAMEHKMTLMVGRSHGIHGEPITFGLVLAVWYDEMARHLTNLEETLEVISVGQVSGAMGNFAHAPLELEEITCEELGLKPAPASNQVIQRDRYARLATSLALMASSIEKFAVQVRHWQRTEVYECEEYFAKGQKGSSAMPHKRNPILTENITGLARMIRAYAIPAMENVALWHERDISHSSTERFWLPDSFITTDFMLHRMNNVIANLTVYPENMMKNLNLTGGLVFSQRVLLELPLKGVSREDAYKIVQRNAMKVWEEIQQGKPTTNEAGESLYLNHLLADEELRNSLSEEQIRECFNYDYYTKNVDKIFARVFKD